Proteins encoded together in one Leptospira bourretii window:
- a CDS encoding proton-conducting transporter membrane subunit yields the protein MMKELFYFSGVLAFVIIFLVSVFAPTKGQTRIWLWSLLKICFFGSLFYSWFTDNIVLKWILIEASTLFGALLISSSGTERSFHVGWKFLLINSYALGLAFLGIVILLFASTPLENLDFLSLKQGLVGQSGLLIETGILLTVYGYSGKLGLVPNHFWVGDTYAESPSQISSLIASFVPVSVVLAVRPLIQLEREINPHMINAANGFLFIGILTILYSTLILFSREDIRRISAKVALFHTGMLTLFLWLDVSDDVFYFLLTTTVLVKLLVFLSMGILRMDAGKRNISQILEKSSLSHKALYMYLLALLVAFVFPLSPVFVLDLKVIEIAIKQKMFFLFLFPIMGAVFFFIALNKVLPLVRLPNRNFESSVYGILQTRLVFFWFSFLFTVVIGTYGLTYLMAEHIWKR from the coding sequence ATGATGAAAGAATTGTTTTATTTCTCTGGCGTTCTGGCCTTTGTAATCATTTTTCTTGTTTCTGTTTTTGCGCCAACAAAAGGACAAACCAGAATTTGGTTGTGGAGTCTTTTGAAAATATGTTTTTTCGGTTCCTTATTTTATTCTTGGTTTACCGATAACATTGTACTCAAGTGGATTTTAATTGAAGCGTCAACTTTGTTCGGGGCTTTGTTAATTTCATCAAGTGGAACGGAACGGTCTTTTCATGTGGGTTGGAAATTTTTATTAATCAATTCTTATGCACTTGGATTGGCATTTTTAGGGATTGTTATCTTGCTTTTTGCTTCCACTCCTTTGGAGAATTTAGATTTTTTAAGTTTGAAACAGGGGTTAGTTGGACAAAGTGGGTTGCTCATTGAAACTGGAATCTTACTCACTGTTTATGGTTACAGTGGAAAGTTAGGACTTGTTCCAAATCATTTTTGGGTTGGAGATACTTATGCTGAGAGTCCAAGTCAAATTTCTTCATTGATTGCATCGTTTGTTCCGGTAAGTGTAGTTCTTGCTGTTCGACCTCTTATTCAATTGGAGCGTGAGATCAATCCGCATATGATCAATGCGGCCAATGGCTTTCTTTTTATTGGGATTTTAACAATTCTTTACTCTACGTTAATATTATTTTCTCGCGAGGACATTCGTAGAATTTCAGCAAAGGTTGCCTTGTTTCATACGGGTATGTTGACTTTGTTTTTATGGTTAGATGTATCTGATGATGTTTTCTATTTTCTGTTAACAACTACAGTGTTAGTGAAACTTCTGGTTTTTCTCTCTATGGGGATTTTACGAATGGATGCTGGGAAAAGAAATATTTCGCAGATATTGGAAAAATCTTCTTTGAGTCATAAAGCTTTATATATGTATTTACTAGCTTTACTCGTTGCTTTTGTTTTTCCACTATCACCCGTTTTTGTTTTGGATTTAAAAGTCATTGAAATAGCCATCAAACAAAAGATGTTTTTTTTGTTTTTGTTTCCTATTATGGGGGCTGTCTTTTTCTTTATTGCACTCAACAAAGTACTACCTTTGGTTCGATTGCCTAACCGGAATTTTGAATCAAGTGTATATGGAATACTCCAAACTAGATTAGTATTCTTTTGGTTTAGTTTTTTATTCACCGTAGTGATTGGAACATACGGTTTAACATACTTGATGGCAGAGCATATATGGAAAAGATAA
- a CDS encoding TetR/AcrR family transcriptional regulator gives MSKMILRLPLRERKKQSIQTSILQSAKLLFQEKGYSAVTVSEIADSADVSVKTLFTYFRSKEDLAFQDEILFCDELIRCLLARKETDSLFEAFKQFLWNLIQSIDPEVLIESLPGFHPWMDSPDLEQRYLLLWEHYEIRLADALQLDSDKNEFNPILRVISAQMISVIRILGSKAFKEYLQPIPIALRHRALEKWLLGSLQMLSGIQGYSNTKK, from the coding sequence ATGAGCAAGATGATCCTCAGATTACCACTTAGAGAAAGAAAAAAACAGAGCATTCAAACCTCCATTTTGCAATCGGCAAAACTATTGTTCCAGGAAAAGGGGTATTCAGCCGTTACCGTATCTGAAATTGCAGATTCAGCAGATGTTTCTGTCAAAACCCTATTCACATACTTTCGATCGAAAGAAGACCTCGCATTTCAGGATGAAATTTTATTCTGTGATGAACTGATTAGATGTCTTTTGGCTAGAAAAGAAACAGATTCTTTATTTGAAGCATTCAAACAGTTTCTTTGGAACTTAATTCAATCGATTGACCCAGAAGTTTTAATCGAATCATTGCCGGGTTTTCATCCATGGATGGACAGTCCAGATTTGGAACAGAGATATCTATTGCTTTGGGAACATTATGAAATCAGGTTGGCAGACGCTCTGCAGCTAGATAGTGACAAGAATGAGTTCAACCCAATTTTAAGGGTAATTTCAGCACAAATGATATCCGTTATTCGGATATTAGGTTCAAAAGCCTTTAAAGAATACTTACAACCGATACCAATTGCACTTAGGCATCGTGCATTGGAAAAATGGCTCCTTGGATCACTACAAATGCTGTCAGGGATCCAAGGATATTCAAATACAAAGAAATGA
- a CDS encoding ABC transporter permease: protein MKMIYYSFILGYFKDHFPKMILSISGISLGIALFVSTQINAWRAEKSVLDQMIGYSSENFMGRYVANNQYKGADDRFLKIVESNVPENIRVEPELQTKATYSSTNNQIQSIPVIGRDILQTKITNTTKEPIEKIPKYLLSQALAEQLKIHTDKITLSICETDIQLQKDNFDILPMEGIFLVMDITRLQSICDKQKLLTSIWLINEVNQTQLPEIPIIKSDEWTFESKNQIIERAGVVLSSLKINLTIVSLVSVLISFFMVSNMFTGLFLSRKKEFGIFLSIGSSKQNNFLLFLTQAIVIGTLGGIAGVILGILVANTNFLTTVNTITDANQISSYQNIPVSVILSGLTISVVGSIIASIYNSYKTFQILPIDLIREKDSTNPTNLFGLSKFSNSLISLASLSLGIYLGFFQIAKQIFPGMIGIGFIIFAFVLLNFLCLPFAIHKIDKLLSKIRFHPSFKIGLKEIQSEPWKHGLTASTIMLSSSLVLTLTSLTESYEQSVVRWVNEENKSDFSLINEKKLNSGEPGVPVFLLETMANDPTFSAVEPFYIDSKFIVNGKYYTLHVFDFSNQYNKDEIIASNNLCFLDHICKGDLITINTEKTPQLQIRIQDTKEHFFSERGTIMMDYSFFQKNFKVRFLNSIRITRNKSRSEEDTIRQLRKITKKYDLKYINQAELKKLYLEGMNKVFSILDTLKVSALIISILALTTSLVYFIREKSQMLAGLKSIGMSSFQMFQMIYYQALFLVSFGILSGILNSIVLSPIVIFGINRNAFGWVLDFQYPFSFVVKLPILIPVITFIICLIPFYFLKQMNISKELKYE, encoded by the coding sequence ATGAAAATGATTTATTATTCATTTATACTTGGGTATTTTAAAGACCACTTTCCAAAAATGATACTCTCAATCTCTGGTATTAGCCTTGGAATTGCCTTATTTGTAAGCACCCAAATCAACGCTTGGAGAGCTGAAAAAAGTGTATTAGACCAGATGATAGGTTATTCTTCAGAAAATTTTATGGGAAGGTATGTAGCCAATAACCAATACAAAGGGGCAGATGATCGATTTTTGAAAATAGTAGAATCTAATGTTCCGGAAAACATTCGGGTTGAACCCGAATTACAAACCAAAGCCACGTATTCATCTACAAACAATCAAATCCAAAGTATCCCTGTCATTGGAAGAGACATCCTACAAACAAAGATAACTAATACCACAAAAGAACCAATAGAAAAAATTCCAAAATATTTACTCAGCCAAGCTCTTGCCGAGCAATTGAAAATACATACGGATAAAATCACTTTGTCTATTTGTGAAACAGATATCCAACTGCAAAAAGACAACTTTGATATTTTACCAATGGAAGGAATTTTTCTCGTCATGGATATCACTAGACTACAATCCATCTGTGACAAACAGAAACTACTTACATCCATTTGGCTAATCAATGAAGTAAACCAAACACAATTACCAGAGATACCGATCATAAAATCGGATGAATGGACTTTTGAATCAAAAAACCAAATTATAGAACGAGCTGGCGTTGTATTAAGTTCTTTAAAAATAAACCTAACAATTGTTTCACTGGTCTCTGTCCTGATATCTTTTTTTATGGTTTCGAATATGTTTACGGGCCTTTTTTTATCTAGAAAAAAGGAATTTGGAATATTTTTATCCATTGGATCCAGTAAACAAAATAACTTTTTATTATTCCTTACACAAGCCATAGTCATTGGAACTTTAGGCGGGATCGCTGGAGTTATATTAGGAATTTTGGTTGCCAACACAAACTTCTTAACAACGGTAAACACAATCACTGATGCCAACCAAATCAGTTCTTACCAAAACATTCCAGTCTCTGTCATCTTATCAGGTCTGACTATTTCCGTCGTTGGCTCCATCATCGCATCAATTTATAATTCATACAAAACCTTTCAAATTTTGCCCATTGATTTGATTAGGGAAAAGGATTCTACAAATCCCACTAACCTCTTTGGACTATCAAAATTTTCGAACTCTCTAATTTCCCTCGCCTCCTTGTCTCTTGGAATTTACTTAGGATTTTTTCAAATCGCAAAACAAATCTTTCCAGGAATGATCGGTATAGGATTCATTATATTCGCCTTTGTATTATTAAATTTTTTATGTTTACCTTTTGCGATTCATAAGATAGACAAACTTTTATCAAAGATCCGATTTCACCCTAGCTTTAAAATTGGACTAAAAGAAATTCAATCCGAACCTTGGAAACATGGACTCACCGCATCAACCATCATGTTATCGAGCTCTCTTGTCCTAACCCTCACGAGCCTCACAGAAAGTTATGAACAATCCGTTGTTCGTTGGGTCAATGAAGAAAACAAATCAGACTTTTCACTGATCAACGAAAAAAAATTGAACTCAGGAGAACCAGGTGTTCCTGTTTTTCTTTTAGAAACAATGGCCAATGATCCAACCTTTTCAGCAGTTGAACCTTTTTACATTGATTCCAAATTTATTGTGAACGGAAAATATTATACCTTACACGTGTTCGACTTTTCAAACCAATACAACAAAGACGAAATTATTGCCTCAAACAACTTATGTTTTTTGGATCATATCTGCAAAGGCGATTTGATCACCATCAATACAGAAAAAACACCTCAATTACAGATAAGAATTCAGGATACTAAAGAACATTTTTTTTCAGAACGGGGTACCATCATGATGGACTACTCTTTCTTTCAGAAAAATTTTAAAGTTAGATTTCTAAACTCTATCAGAATCACACGGAACAAAAGTAGATCAGAAGAAGATACAATCAGACAACTAAGAAAAATAACAAAAAAATACGATTTAAAGTATATAAACCAAGCGGAATTAAAAAAACTTTATCTCGAAGGAATGAACAAAGTGTTCTCAATACTAGATACTTTAAAGGTATCTGCGCTAATAATTTCGATTTTGGCACTGACAACTTCACTCGTTTATTTTATCAGGGAAAAATCACAAATGTTAGCTGGATTAAAATCAATAGGAATGAGTTCATTTCAAATGTTTCAAATGATCTACTACCAGGCATTATTTCTTGTTTCTTTTGGAATTTTATCTGGGATTCTTAATAGTATCGTTTTATCGCCAATCGTCATTTTTGGAATCAATCGAAATGCCTTTGGGTGGGTTCTCGATTTTCAATACCCATTCTCATTTGTAGTAAAACTCCCGATATTAATACCCGTAATTACATTTATAATTTGCTTGATACCCTTCTATTTTCTAAAACAGATGAATATTTCAAAAGAATTGAAATATGAATAA
- a CDS encoding cytochrome-c peroxidase: MLKKIFTPFLFSLLFLAFANCGPSPETKDLQVKAKQIIGALPAKMPGSENDSQELISLGKKLYFEKKLSLNETQSCNSCHNVEGKAAGVDNLSTSPGAFGKNGDRNSPTVLNAGFHFVQFWDGRAADLKAQAKGPILNPVEMAMPSEKEVLKRINEDSEYPALFAKAYPNEKNAVTYDNLAGAIAAFERTLVTSSRFDDFINGDHKAISKEEQEGFKSFLSAGCTSCHSGNLLGGNSYRKIGLVNEYKTADLGLYNVTKKAEDKFSFKVPSLRNIALTGPYFHDGQIKTLDEAVQKMAFHQLGIKLSDEETKKIVLFLGTLSDKTRIN; this comes from the coding sequence ATGCTCAAAAAAATATTTACACCTTTTCTTTTTTCCCTTTTATTCTTGGCGTTCGCTAATTGCGGACCTTCACCTGAAACCAAAGATTTGCAAGTGAAAGCAAAACAAATCATTGGTGCACTTCCTGCAAAAATGCCTGGTTCGGAAAATGATAGTCAGGAACTAATTTCACTCGGTAAAAAACTCTATTTTGAGAAAAAACTTTCCCTTAATGAAACGCAATCTTGTAACTCTTGTCACAACGTGGAAGGAAAGGCAGCAGGAGTAGACAACCTTTCTACATCTCCCGGTGCATTCGGAAAAAATGGAGATAGGAACTCACCGACTGTGCTTAATGCAGGATTCCATTTTGTACAATTTTGGGATGGTAGAGCAGCTGATTTGAAAGCACAAGCTAAAGGTCCAATTCTTAACCCAGTGGAAATGGCAATGCCTTCCGAAAAGGAAGTTTTGAAACGAATTAACGAAGATTCTGAATACCCTGCATTATTTGCAAAAGCTTATCCAAATGAAAAAAATGCAGTCACTTACGACAATTTGGCTGGTGCGATTGCTGCTTTTGAAAGAACGCTCGTGACTTCTTCACGTTTCGATGATTTTATCAATGGAGATCATAAGGCCATTTCGAAAGAAGAACAAGAAGGGTTTAAAAGTTTTCTTTCTGCTGGATGCACTTCATGCCATTCTGGAAATCTACTTGGTGGTAATTCTTACAGAAAAATTGGTTTAGTGAATGAATACAAAACTGCTGACCTTGGACTTTACAATGTAACTAAAAAAGCTGAGGATAAATTTTCCTTTAAGGTTCCAAGTTTAAGGAACATTGCTTTGACTGGCCCTTACTTTCATGATGGCCAAATCAAAACCTTGGATGAGGCAGTTCAAAAGATGGCATTCCATCAGTTAGGTATCAAGCTCTCTGATGAAGAAACCAAAAAAATTGTTCTCTTCCTTGGAACACTTTCGGACAAAACACGTATCAATTAA
- a CDS encoding NADH-quinone oxidoreductase subunit H: MNSVLYYIYLFVLFLVLPFLLTGIIRKVRAFAQGRRGPRLLQFFWEVDKSLRKNPISHTNISDFTHLAPRVALFSSVMIWSVVLFEWAPFILIPFFLALYRFSYVSFAMEGASSFGGMASGREILLSVMAEPTFILMILAAQSHIEISVSPQGALIGLLFLSLSFIAILAELAKPPFDDPRTHLELTMVHEAMILEASGKQLGVFELASSIKLSTLLVFLVKLALEHSKLFKNEVLDSFARELMIAPMVILLAIILGFWESNSVRRKWTWIPEFMGLTFIAILILGTLVKLS, translated from the coding sequence ATGAATTCAGTTTTATACTATATTTATCTTTTTGTTTTGTTTCTTGTTCTACCATTTTTGCTAACGGGTATTATCCGAAAGGTGAGGGCTTTTGCGCAAGGAAGGCGTGGCCCTCGGCTTTTACAGTTTTTTTGGGAAGTGGATAAGTCTTTAAGAAAGAATCCTATTTCACATACAAATATATCAGATTTTACTCATTTGGCTCCGAGAGTTGCTTTGTTTTCTTCGGTGATGATTTGGAGTGTTGTTTTGTTTGAATGGGCCCCGTTCATTTTGATCCCATTTTTTCTGGCTTTGTATCGATTCTCTTACGTGAGTTTTGCGATGGAAGGAGCTTCGTCCTTTGGAGGTATGGCATCAGGAAGAGAAATTCTTCTATCTGTGATGGCAGAACCTACTTTTATTTTGATGATACTTGCAGCCCAATCTCATATTGAAATTTCCGTAAGTCCGCAAGGTGCATTGATTGGACTGCTCTTTTTGTCTTTGTCTTTTATTGCCATTCTCGCAGAGCTCGCAAAGCCACCGTTCGACGATCCAAGAACACATTTGGAATTAACGATGGTTCATGAAGCAATGATTTTGGAAGCATCGGGAAAACAGTTGGGAGTCTTTGAATTGGCAAGTTCAATCAAACTTTCTACATTGTTAGTGTTTCTTGTGAAATTGGCACTGGAACATTCGAAGTTGTTTAAAAACGAAGTTTTGGATAGTTTTGCACGTGAACTTATGATTGCTCCAATGGTCATTTTACTTGCTATCATTCTAGGCTTTTGGGAATCAAATAGCGTTCGTAGGAAATGGACTTGGATTCCTGAGTTTATGGGACTTACGTTCATTGCAATTTTAATATTGGGCACTTTGGTTAAGTTGTCTTAA
- a CDS encoding formate hydrogenase codes for MIYDFIYLLLLLTGVVVLVENRLSRIIFFLSIQGFLLIFPVLQTHEGDWTHAISLIVMVVLFKGILTPWVLNWTANKSKMNESTAPRFGYLATLLFMVLGLVLAVKITEGVSVLTIPVHKIGLIYVILLVYVGILCFVVRRNWLALIAGFCVFENGIFVLTMVLDKGLPVGLEFGSFLDAILVIVSGGILQLSPHMHTKERKI; via the coding sequence ATGATATACGATTTTATATATTTATTATTGTTACTCACCGGAGTTGTTGTTCTAGTTGAGAACAGGCTTAGTAGAATTATTTTTTTCTTAAGCATACAAGGGTTTCTTTTGATTTTCCCTGTTTTACAAACCCACGAAGGTGATTGGACACATGCAATTTCATTAATAGTTATGGTTGTTTTGTTCAAAGGAATCCTTACTCCATGGGTTTTGAATTGGACAGCCAATAAATCAAAAATGAACGAAAGTACGGCCCCGCGCTTTGGATATTTAGCAACTTTATTGTTTATGGTACTTGGTTTGGTTCTTGCTGTGAAGATTACGGAAGGAGTTTCCGTTCTCACGATCCCTGTTCATAAAATCGGACTCATTTACGTAATTTTACTCGTATATGTTGGAATACTTTGTTTCGTTGTTAGGCGGAACTGGCTTGCTCTTATAGCTGGATTTTGTGTTTTTGAAAATGGAATTTTTGTTTTAACTATGGTTCTGGATAAGGGATTACCAGTAGGACTAGAATTTGGTTCCTTTTTAGATGCAATTCTTGTCATTGTCTCTGGAGGAATTTTGCAACTTTCTCCTCATATGCATACAAAGGAGAGAAAAATATGA
- the pyrE gene encoding orotate phosphoribosyltransferase yields MSQTLRDQLFLWMKSHVYRYSEVPFRLASGLESHHYFNCKEITLHPERLAVLADCFVEEIIPKLGLEFQAVGGLTLGADPLAYSIALAYQRKGKLIYPLVVRKEAKGHGTGQQIEGFWKETKSCLIVDDVITTGGSTLKAVQVLREAGISVTKGICILNREEGGAENLEKSGIQMESIFRKSEFFK; encoded by the coding sequence ATGTCTCAAACTCTTCGCGATCAGCTTTTCCTTTGGATGAAATCTCATGTTTACCGTTATTCAGAAGTACCGTTTCGGCTGGCGAGCGGATTAGAATCTCATCATTATTTTAATTGTAAGGAAATTACCCTTCATCCGGAGAGACTTGCCGTTCTTGCTGATTGTTTTGTAGAGGAAATCATTCCAAAACTAGGATTGGAGTTCCAAGCAGTGGGTGGATTGACACTCGGAGCAGACCCATTAGCTTATTCGATTGCTTTGGCGTATCAAAGGAAAGGGAAACTCATTTACCCACTTGTTGTTAGAAAGGAAGCGAAAGGACATGGGACCGGCCAACAAATTGAAGGTTTTTGGAAAGAAACTAAATCTTGTTTGATAGTGGATGACGTGATTACCACTGGAGGATCAACTCTCAAAGCAGTCCAAGTATTACGAGAAGCAGGAATTTCGGTCACCAAAGGAATTTGTATTTTGAATAGAGAGGAAGGTGGTGCAGAAAATTTAGAAAAGTCTGGAATCCAGATGGAATCAATCTTTCGTAAAAGTGAGTTTTTTAAATGA
- a CDS encoding ABC transporter ATP-binding protein, giving the protein MSNEKKESVIKTAIQIKNVNKSFRQGETTFPVLNDISFEIAEKKLVTLMGPSGSGKSTLLNLLSAIESADSGQINVFGNQLNGATEKDLTIFRRKTIGIVFQFFHLFPYLSAIENVSLPLYLSGTTKKIAESKAKEVLSLVGLDHRKEFTPKEMSGGEKQRVSIARAIVHQPKLVLADEPTGNLDSHSSEMIMQLFSRCVKDLGISVFLVTHNEQIGQSGDINLRMLDGKIKSK; this is encoded by the coding sequence GTGAGCAATGAAAAAAAAGAGTCTGTCATCAAAACGGCCATCCAAATCAAAAATGTAAACAAAAGTTTCCGACAAGGAGAAACAACCTTCCCTGTTTTGAATGATATTTCATTCGAAATCGCTGAGAAAAAACTCGTTACGCTAATGGGTCCTTCAGGGAGTGGGAAATCAACGCTACTAAACCTACTCTCAGCCATTGAATCTGCAGATTCTGGACAAATCAATGTATTTGGAAACCAACTCAATGGAGCGACAGAAAAAGACCTTACCATTTTCAGACGAAAAACAATAGGAATCGTCTTCCAATTTTTTCACTTATTCCCTTATCTGTCAGCCATAGAAAATGTTTCTTTGCCCCTCTATCTTTCCGGCACAACGAAAAAGATTGCTGAATCCAAGGCAAAAGAGGTCCTCTCCCTGGTCGGATTGGATCATAGAAAAGAATTCACCCCTAAAGAAATGTCTGGGGGAGAAAAACAAAGAGTATCAATTGCAAGAGCCATTGTGCACCAACCAAAATTAGTCCTTGCCGATGAACCAACTGGTAACTTGGACTCCCATTCTTCGGAAATGATTATGCAATTATTCAGTCGATGTGTAAAAGACCTAGGTATATCCGTATTTCTTGTTACACATAATGAACAAATTGGTCAATCGGGAGACATTAACTTACGGATGTTAGATGGTAAAATCAAATCAAAATGA
- a CDS encoding proton-conducting transporter membrane subunit: protein MLEDERISIFRSILVGISALSPLAIFLFSNYDVLSVDFPILVGLVIQAYIGFSSFMLVQSYEPKEKNKVTIGYVIFWSALGVCYLSGKSLILPIALEVTSFSTILIYSGTEFGKKQIESLGSLLLASGIAALFLSAWVMLPDGDNVGIILLLIGLLIKSGFSGFHLWIPKVNEGGPSHALGSFAGVLEVFPLLLFYRYVLPNQLDPIIYQILFPLAALGIFFGGITSFFHKDPKISLAYSSVESINFLWLCLIIAGMFQFSVDSELMNLSNSFRILFFLGLFHHSFSKTFQLFSIGMVARLKNSSSSDELKGIGRLLGISPLLVGAGTFSYAVLPGTLGFVSEATYFYLNARILDMPIGRSIFLLPSMIFIFFGIVLGGFTHIKLFLSLFLSIPGKDINIQPFGPQKRRWVKISLFSLSLVILGFPLAMPYFVKLPMLSPFVDPQLAEWFWTLSIVSYVTIGAVFVFRLYDRYQLKKYGEQKTKNWDCGGGYSGHELSIPTSVFSEPLRNSLGRYFLNKEGESKVDSFLIKGISSVFRFGTRFVSATNHPKEEDVSKYLAISSMFLIFIFSLLILGDFGGL, encoded by the coding sequence ATGTTAGAAGATGAAAGAATTTCAATCTTCAGATCGATCTTGGTAGGTATATCTGCGCTTTCGCCGCTTGCTATATTCTTATTTTCTAATTACGATGTATTGTCGGTTGACTTTCCCATTTTGGTTGGGCTTGTCATCCAAGCCTATATCGGTTTTTCTTCTTTTATGTTGGTTCAGTCTTATGAACCGAAGGAAAAAAACAAAGTCACCATAGGGTATGTTATTTTCTGGTCTGCCCTTGGAGTTTGTTATTTATCAGGGAAGTCGCTCATTCTTCCCATTGCCTTGGAAGTAACATCTTTTTCCACAATTCTGATCTATTCAGGAACTGAGTTTGGAAAAAAACAGATCGAAAGTTTGGGATCTTTACTACTGGCTTCCGGTATTGCCGCTTTGTTTCTTTCCGCCTGGGTTATGTTACCCGATGGAGATAATGTCGGAATTATCTTACTTTTAATAGGGCTTTTGATCAAATCAGGTTTTTCTGGATTCCATTTGTGGATACCTAAGGTAAATGAAGGTGGTCCATCTCATGCGCTGGGTTCCTTTGCAGGGGTTCTTGAAGTCTTCCCTTTGTTATTGTTCTACCGGTATGTGCTTCCAAATCAATTAGATCCAATCATTTATCAAATTTTGTTTCCGCTTGCTGCATTAGGAATTTTTTTTGGCGGTATTACTAGTTTCTTTCATAAAGATCCAAAAATATCATTAGCATATAGTTCTGTGGAATCGATTAACTTCCTATGGTTATGTTTGATCATTGCTGGGATGTTTCAATTTTCGGTTGATTCAGAATTGATGAATTTGAGTAACTCGTTTCGAATTTTGTTTTTTCTTGGATTGTTCCATCATTCATTTTCCAAAACATTTCAATTGTTTTCAATCGGAATGGTTGCAAGGCTTAAAAATTCCAGTTCAAGCGACGAGTTAAAAGGAATTGGAAGATTGCTGGGAATCTCTCCATTGTTAGTTGGAGCAGGAACTTTTAGTTATGCAGTTCTTCCTGGAACATTGGGGTTTGTTTCTGAAGCAACTTACTTTTATCTAAATGCTCGGATTTTGGACATGCCGATCGGACGTTCTATTTTTCTTTTGCCTTCGATGATATTTATTTTCTTTGGAATTGTCCTGGGAGGATTTACACATATCAAATTGTTTTTGAGTTTGTTTTTGTCGATCCCAGGTAAAGACATCAATATCCAACCATTTGGACCACAAAAAAGAAGATGGGTGAAGATTTCTTTATTTAGTTTGTCTTTGGTCATTTTGGGATTTCCATTGGCGATGCCATACTTTGTGAAACTTCCAATGCTTAGCCCATTCGTTGATCCGCAGTTAGCGGAGTGGTTTTGGACTTTATCGATTGTTTCTTATGTAACCATTGGGGCTGTGTTTGTTTTCCGTTTGTATGATCGTTATCAGTTAAAAAAATATGGGGAACAAAAAACAAAAAATTGGGATTGTGGAGGAGGTTATAGTGGTCATGAACTCTCCATACCAACATCTGTTTTTTCTGAACCTTTGAGAAATTCCCTGGGAAGGTATTTTTTAAATAAAGAAGGTGAATCAAAAGTGGATTCTTTTCTGATCAAAGGGATTTCTTCCGTGTTTCGTTTTGGAACACGATTTGTATCGGCTACGAATCATCCAAAAGAAGAAGATGTGAGTAAGTATCTCGCGATCTCTTCTATGTTTTTGATTTTCATCTTCTCACTTTTGATTTTGGGCGATTTTGGAGGTCTCTAG